In a single window of the Ruminococcus albus 7 = DSM 20455 genome:
- a CDS encoding glycoside hydrolase family 9 protein, translating into MQKPMKRFASGLLATVVSLSTAAAIAPMSVFAGQELGQTDFNAGVGLPWHTCETNPAKQKFDISGGTYNVTIVNNDGPESRWDLQLRHRGLKILKGQKYTVHWEVDASTSGEIYTKIGNYGGTVEVWHNNNTDGTFNQCWDCVPIKAGHNEFDATFTAEADVDVAEWAFHYGGQGEYQPRDCFPNGTVLKFDNLSLIGPGTWNPENEMGVVRPESNVRLNQLGYYPNLAKKASYVTDASSPLQYEIRDKSGNVKYTGTTKVFGADPDSGTSKTTTVQMGSESVTRLKDSGAYVHIIDFSDFKTTGTYTIFVKDTVGVSGTQVLLSKGVNDTKLSGNKLMWTNPQTKKQYVMNQSHEFEISDSIYNEQLLKDSMNYYYQNRSGVPIESQYITSGDKSALSHSKYGHNPDTAYVQSKWVKSYAGDASDVEKSKTIDGTGGWYDAGDHGKYVVNGGISVWTLQNDYEFTKKNGTAAKWTNGTIAIPENRNKAPDILDEARVELEWMFKMIDSDGFVYHKLHDHKWTGLATKSWDYDKETMENGEKGWGTVRIVKPATYAATFNMIACAAQAARLWKGIDDSFAQECLTNAQNSWKAIIAKESKWNIKKGDSSTDPYFAPLDQAIGGGAYGDTYVGDDAYWAACELFATTGDTTYYNFLKKYSNPNDNSRKDKAFSLTTNLGGGENNGSFSSFNWGCTSGLGTLSLYLNPSRLSPSEQSAVKSSITSAGDTYLGQMAKEGMGIPYREAEFEDAINIGAGVKVKGYEWGSNSFVINNAMVLAYAYDASKGSKYLNGAAEALDYIYGRNGLGFSYVSGYGDKTMEWPHHRFWSKGVDPTFPKAPNGVLSGGPGAGMQDPYIGGLGYKRGTLANQKCYVDSAESWSVNEVTINWNAPLVWMTTFMMDNAGGSPIKTDYPTNVKANYSTQYHQIQFVWDKVQGADKYGIAVYLAGKWRVQTTNITTNSYVTPKNLTPGMTYKVAVAARVNGKWNTTDPIKNAITVTVK; encoded by the coding sequence ATGCAGAAACCAATGAAAAGATTCGCCAGCGGTCTTCTGGCAACAGTAGTTTCTCTTTCCACAGCAGCAGCAATTGCTCCTATGAGTGTATTCGCTGGTCAGGAGCTTGGTCAGACTGATTTCAATGCAGGCGTAGGTCTGCCTTGGCACACTTGTGAGACTAACCCCGCTAAGCAGAAATTTGACATCAGCGGCGGTACTTACAACGTAACTATCGTAAACAATGATGGTCCCGAGTCCAGATGGGATCTCCAGCTTCGTCACAGAGGTCTCAAGATCCTGAAGGGTCAGAAGTATACTGTGCACTGGGAAGTTGATGCTTCTACCTCCGGTGAGATCTACACTAAGATCGGTAACTACGGCGGAACTGTTGAAGTATGGCACAATAACAACACAGACGGCACATTCAATCAGTGCTGGGACTGCGTACCGATAAAGGCAGGTCACAACGAGTTTGATGCAACATTTACTGCTGAAGCAGATGTTGACGTTGCTGAGTGGGCATTCCACTACGGCGGACAGGGTGAGTATCAGCCCAGAGACTGCTTCCCTAACGGAACAGTTCTGAAGTTCGATAATCTTTCTCTGATCGGTCCCGGAACTTGGAATCCAGAAAATGAGATGGGTGTTGTAAGACCTGAGAGCAACGTTCGTCTGAACCAGCTGGGTTACTATCCTAACCTTGCTAAGAAGGCTTCTTACGTAACTGACGCTTCTTCACCTCTGCAGTATGAGATCAGAGACAAGAGCGGCAACGTTAAGTATACCGGTACAACAAAGGTATTCGGTGCTGACCCTGATTCAGGTACAAGCAAGACTACTACTGTTCAGATGGGCAGTGAAAGCGTAACAAGACTGAAGGACAGCGGCGCTTACGTACATATCATTGATTTCTCTGATTTCAAGACTACTGGTACCTATACTATATTTGTTAAGGATACTGTTGGCGTATCCGGCACACAGGTACTGCTTTCTAAGGGCGTAAATGATACCAAGCTCAGCGGCAACAAGCTGATGTGGACAAATCCTCAGACCAAAAAGCAGTATGTAATGAACCAGAGCCATGAGTTCGAGATCAGCGACAGCATCTATAATGAGCAGCTGCTGAAGGACTCCATGAACTACTATTATCAGAACCGTTCCGGTGTTCCGATAGAGTCTCAGTACATCACCTCCGGTGATAAGAGCGCTCTGTCTCACAGCAAGTACGGCCACAACCCTGATACAGCTTATGTACAGAGCAAGTGGGTTAAGTCCTATGCTGGTGACGCTTCTGACGTTGAGAAGAGCAAGACCATCGACGGTACAGGTGGTTGGTACGATGCTGGTGACCACGGTAAGTACGTTGTTAACGGTGGTATATCCGTATGGACTCTCCAGAATGACTATGAGTTCACCAAGAAGAACGGTACCGCTGCTAAGTGGACAAACGGCACTATAGCTATCCCTGAGAATCGTAACAAGGCTCCTGATATCCTGGATGAAGCAAGAGTTGAGCTCGAGTGGATGTTCAAGATGATCGACAGCGACGGATTTGTATATCACAAGCTGCACGACCACAAGTGGACAGGTCTGGCTACCAAGTCTTGGGACTATGATAAGGAGACCATGGAGAACGGCGAGAAGGGCTGGGGCACAGTTCGTATAGTTAAGCCCGCAACCTATGCAGCTACATTCAACATGATCGCTTGCGCAGCACAGGCAGCACGTCTGTGGAAGGGCATTGATGACAGCTTCGCACAGGAGTGTCTGACTAACGCTCAGAACAGCTGGAAGGCTATAATTGCTAAGGAGAGCAAGTGGAACATCAAGAAGGGTGATTCTTCTACCGATCCTTACTTCGCTCCTCTGGATCAGGCTATCGGTGGCGGTGCTTACGGCGATACATACGTAGGCGACGATGCTTACTGGGCAGCTTGCGAGCTCTTCGCAACAACAGGCGATACTACATACTATAACTTCCTGAAGAAGTACAGCAATCCTAACGATAACTCCCGCAAGGATAAGGCATTCAGCCTGACAACTAACCTGGGCGGCGGCGAGAACAATGGTTCATTCAGCTCCTTCAACTGGGGTTGTACTTCCGGTCTGGGTACCCTTTCTCTGTACCTGAACCCCTCCAGACTCTCTCCTTCCGAGCAGAGTGCTGTTAAGTCTTCTATCACATCTGCTGGTGATACTTACCTGGGTCAGATGGCTAAGGAAGGCATGGGTATTCCTTACAGAGAGGCTGAATTCGAGGATGCTATCAACATCGGTGCTGGTGTTAAGGTTAAGGGTTATGAGTGGGGTTCAAACTCCTTCGTAATCAACAACGCAATGGTACTTGCTTACGCTTATGATGCTTCTAAGGGCTCTAAGTACCTGAACGGTGCAGCTGAAGCTCTCGACTACATCTACGGACGTAACGGTCTTGGCTTCTCCTATGTTTCCGGTTACGGCGACAAGACTATGGAATGGCCTCACCACAGATTCTGGTCTAAGGGTGTAGATCCTACCTTCCCGAAGGCTCCTAACGGCGTTCTGTCCGGTGGTCCTGGTGCAGGTATGCAGGATCCTTACATCGGCGGTCTGGGCTACAAGAGAGGCACACTGGCTAACCAGAAGTGCTACGTAGACAGCGCAGAGTCTTGGTCTGTAAACGAAGTAACCATCAACTGGAACGCTCCTCTGGTATGGATGACAACATTCATGATGGATAATGCTGGTGGTTCTCCTATCAAGACTGATTATCCTACAAACGTAAAGGCTAACTACAGCACTCAGTATCACCAGATCCAGTTCGTATGGGACAAGGTACAGGGCGCTGACAAGTACGGCATCGCTGTATATCTGGCTGGTAAGTGGAGAGTTCAGACAACTAACATCACCACAAACAGCTATGTAACTCCTAAGAACCTTACTCCCGGCATGACCTACAAGGTAGCTGTTGCTGCAAGAGTTAACGGTAAGTGGAATACAACTGATCCTATCAAGAACGCTATAACTGTTACAGTTAAGTAA
- a CDS encoding glycoside hydrolase family 9 protein, with protein sequence MLIKKITAAVSALVMAAGMVSVLPQNSSPVLTANAASAYNYAEALQKSMFFYEVQQSGVLPEWNTVQWKDDCMVDEDGNDTDYVKGGWFDAGDHFKFCLTNAYSASMLAWGYLEYKDAVDNAGMGELYRNNLQWGLDYVMNCDMGNGKMVGTIGDFKGGSTDHNIWCSSEVYLRKHHLNNGDWKRPYDVIENASVAGLSAAALAEGYLVFKDTDPDRANEYLKHAKSLFKGADQIRDCSDIGGMAGMYKTESWVDDCMFAALWLYKATGDKSYLNKVEQDYIPLFPKEEQDTARKFTWGLCWDDTSQGAAFLYAQITGNKEWTAHVKRHLTYWMGEDSKPFFGKITPKGLSWLFQWGCLRHATTTAFLAKLGSDTLFKGTDVENKFSKWGDLQMNYCFGDNEMGYSYVLGMGDKSPTAIHHRTASGVHDDHWNELGQESGGNEGWQTEYAHTLYGALIGGPDSSGDYGDYKVADFQYTEVAIDYNAGYTACLCAMIDDYGGKPLNNFPVKETPKWAEWEVAAVLNGKGNSYSEIKAWAMNHTAWPARVAKDIEYRYFFDASEIFDAGLTIDDIKVISNSQQYKEGEQGYGTVSGPYVYEGDKSGKTLYAKVKFEDGRAIQPTGQSEHRDEVQFRISIPDAINGKSTAGAWDPTNDWSYKGGIATATDIKSDSALNQNIPMYVNGVLVWGTEPDGTKASGSEYVFKRNGGESGSTISNPTVKCDSVTTSSAKISWNKVSGVSKYGVYIYKNGKWTGLAETTANSYTLSGLAAGTSYKVAVLANNNGKYDGDYSKAITVTTQKNSTQTNDYPTNVKANYNTQYHQIQLVWDKVQGADKYGIAVYLAGKWRVQTTNVTTNSYVTPKNLTPGMTYKVAVAARVNGQWNTTDPIKNAITVTVK encoded by the coding sequence ATGTTGATCAAAAAAATCACTGCAGCGGTATCAGCACTTGTTATGGCAGCTGGAATGGTCTCTGTACTGCCTCAGAACAGTTCACCGGTACTGACGGCAAACGCAGCTTCGGCATACAACTATGCAGAGGCACTCCAGAAGTCGATGTTCTTCTATGAGGTACAGCAGTCAGGTGTACTTCCCGAGTGGAACACTGTTCAGTGGAAGGACGACTGTATGGTCGATGAGGACGGTAACGACACTGACTACGTAAAGGGCGGCTGGTTCGATGCAGGTGACCACTTCAAGTTCTGTCTTACAAATGCTTATTCAGCTTCAATGCTTGCATGGGGCTATCTTGAGTACAAAGATGCTGTCGATAATGCAGGCATGGGCGAGCTTTACAGAAACAATCTCCAGTGGGGACTTGACTATGTAATGAACTGCGATATGGGCAACGGAAAAATGGTCGGAACTATCGGTGATTTCAAAGGCGGTTCTACTGACCATAACATCTGGTGCAGCTCAGAAGTTTATCTCCGTAAACATCACCTCAACAACGGTGACTGGAAGCGTCCGTATGATGTGATCGAAAATGCTTCTGTTGCAGGACTTTCTGCTGCTGCTCTTGCAGAAGGATATCTCGTATTCAAGGATACAGATCCCGACAGAGCTAACGAATACCTCAAGCACGCTAAGTCCCTTTTCAAGGGTGCTGACCAGATAAGAGACTGTTCAGATATCGGCGGTATGGCAGGTATGTATAAAACCGAGTCATGGGTAGATGACTGTATGTTTGCTGCTCTCTGGCTTTACAAGGCAACAGGCGATAAGTCATATCTCAACAAGGTTGAACAGGATTATATCCCCTTATTCCCCAAGGAAGAGCAGGATACAGCTCGTAAGTTCACATGGGGTCTCTGCTGGGACGATACCTCACAGGGTGCTGCTTTCCTCTACGCTCAGATAACAGGCAACAAGGAATGGACTGCTCACGTAAAGCGTCACCTCACTTACTGGATGGGCGAGGATTCCAAGCCTTTCTTTGGCAAGATAACACCTAAGGGACTTTCATGGCTGTTCCAGTGGGGTTGTCTGCGTCACGCAACTACTACAGCTTTCCTTGCAAAGCTCGGTTCTGATACACTCTTCAAGGGTACAGATGTTGAGAATAAGTTCAGCAAATGGGGCGATCTCCAGATGAACTACTGCTTTGGCGATAATGAAATGGGCTACAGCTATGTTCTCGGTATGGGCGATAAGTCTCCTACGGCTATCCACCACAGAACCGCTTCCGGCGTACACGACGACCACTGGAACGAGCTCGGTCAGGAATCCGGAGGAAACGAAGGCTGGCAGACAGAATATGCTCATACTCTCTATGGTGCGCTTATCGGCGGTCCTGACAGTTCAGGCGACTACGGCGATTACAAGGTAGCTGACTTCCAGTATACAGAGGTTGCTATCGACTATAACGCAGGCTACACTGCTTGTCTGTGTGCTATGATCGACGATTACGGCGGAAAGCCTCTCAATAACTTCCCTGTAAAGGAAACTCCCAAGTGGGCTGAATGGGAAGTAGCAGCAGTTCTTAACGGCAAGGGCAACAGCTACTCCGAGATCAAGGCATGGGCTATGAACCATACCGCTTGGCCTGCAAGAGTTGCTAAGGACATAGAGTACAGATACTTCTTTGATGCTTCCGAGATATTCGACGCAGGTCTGACTATCGACGACATCAAGGTAATAAGCAACAGCCAGCAGTATAAGGAAGGCGAGCAGGGCTACGGTACTGTAAGCGGTCCTTATGTATACGAGGGCGATAAGTCCGGCAAGACACTTTATGCTAAGGTCAAGTTCGAGGACGGCAGAGCTATCCAGCCTACTGGTCAGAGCGAGCACAGAGATGAAGTACAGTTCAGGATCTCTATCCCCGATGCTATAAACGGCAAGTCTACCGCAGGCGCTTGGGATCCTACAAACGACTGGTCTTACAAGGGCGGAATAGCTACAGCTACCGATATCAAGAGCGATAGTGCACTCAACCAGAATATACCTATGTATGTTAACGGCGTACTGGTATGGGGTACTGAGCCCGACGGTACTAAGGCAAGCGGTTCTGAGTACGTATTCAAGAGAAACGGCGGCGAATCAGGCTCTACAATAAGCAATCCTACCGTTAAGTGCGATAGTGTAACTACATCCTCTGCAAAGATCAGCTGGAACAAGGTAAGCGGCGTTTCCAAGTACGGCGTATACATCTACAAGAACGGCAAGTGGACAGGTCTTGCTGAGACTACCGCTAACAGCTACACACTCAGCGGTCTGGCAGCAGGTACAAGCTACAAGGTAGCAGTTCTTGCCAACAACAACGGCAAATATGACGGTGACTACTCGAAGGCTATAACAGTTACGACCCAGAAGAACAGCACTCAGACAAATGACTATCCTACAAACGTAAAGGCTAATTACAATACTCAGTATCACCAGATACAGTTAGTATGGGATAAGGTACAGGGCGCTGACAAGTACGGCATCGCTGTATACCTGGCAGGTAAGTGGAGAGTTCAGACTACCAATGTTACTACAAACAGCTATGTAACTCCCAAGAATCTGACTCCCGGTATGACCTACAAGGTAGCTGTTGCTGCAAGAGTTAATGGTCAGTGGAATACAACTGATCCTATCAAGAATGCTATAACTGTTACTGTTAAGTAA